One Gossypium raimondii isolate GPD5lz chromosome 3, ASM2569854v1, whole genome shotgun sequence genomic window carries:
- the LOC105795038 gene encoding factor of DNA methylation 1 isoform X1: MKMLLQEEHGVGKYEVESEGVVIEERANEMEIEDLKGKLQVMKHFGQDDAAVQKKMEEMNNELQEKIDDLQDLESTNKALIYKERQSNDELHEARKVLIQGLPGLLGNRTNIGLKRMGELDPKAFHDTCKSRFPPDEAEIRATTLCSSWQENLKNPDWHPIFRKANKSKAGIG; the protein is encoded by the exons ATGAAGATGCT GTTGCAAGAAGAACACGGAGTAGGAAAGTATGAAGTGGAATCGGAAGGTGTAGTTATTGAGGAAAGAgcaaatgaaatggaaattgaAGACTTGAAAGGCAAGCTGCAAGTGATGAAACATTTTGGACAAGATGATGCAGCTGTACAGAAGAAGATGGAAGAGATGAATAATGAGTTGCAAGAGAAGATTGATGATCTGCAAGATCTGGAGTCAACAAATAAAGCTCTTATATACAAAGAGCGTCAAAGCAATGATGAGCTACATGAAGCAAGGAAAGTGCTAATTCAG GGTTTGCCAGGATTGTTGGGTAATCGCACTAATATTGGATTAAAGAGAATGGGAGAGCTTGATCCGAAGGCTTTTCATGACACTTGTAAGTCGCGATTTCCTCCTGATGAAGCGGAAATTCGGGCCACTACTCTATGCTCATCATGGCAGGAGAACCTGAAGAATCCAGATTGGCATCCAATTTTCAGGAAAGCTAACAAATCTAAAGCTGGAATAGGGTGA
- the LOC105795037 gene encoding protein EXORDIUM-like 5, whose product MPLHHFIFSFLTLAFCATSSVAAAAAAAAASKEQTLNTQDAEFFNPKLPPRTLSSSKRFEGSSNLVDLRYHMGPVLSSSPINIYLIWYGRWSLSQKLLIKDFITSISPSATPSPSPSVSEWWKTVSLYTDQTGANVSRTLVVAKEHSDARYSHGYHLTRLSVQQVIATAVKAAPFPVDHRNGIYLILTSHDVTVQDFCRAVCGFHYFTFPSMVGYTMPYAWIGNSGKQCPEVCAYPFAVPGYMGGGGPGALLPPNGDVGLDGMISVIAHELAELTTNPLVNAWYAGEDPTAPTEIGDLCEGLYGTGGGGGYIGQVIRDRKGRTYNMNGNKGRKFLVQWIWSPAVKACAGPNALD is encoded by the coding sequence ATGCCTCtacatcatttcatattttccTTCCTAACACTCGCATTCTGCGCCACTTCTTCAGTGGCtgccgccgccgccgccgccgccgctTCAAAGGAGCAAACTTTAAACACCCAAGATGCTGAATTCTTTAACCCAAAGCTTCCCCCACGAACCCTTTCATCCTCCAAAAGGTTCGAAGGCTCGTCGAATCTTGTCGACCTTCGTTACCATATGGGTCCGGTCCTTTCTTCTTCGCCGATAAACATTTACCTCATTTGGTACGGTCGTTGGTCCCTTTCCCAAAAACTCCTCATCAAAGACTTTATCACCTCTATATCCCCTTCCGCCACTCCTTCGCCGTCCCCTTCCGTTTCCGAGTGGTGGAAAACCGTTTCTCTTTACACCGACCAGACCGGAGCCAACGTTTCCCGGACTCTCGTCGTAGCTAAAGAACACTCCGATGCACGTTACTCCCACGGATATCATCTCACGCGCCTTTCTGTTCAACAAGTCATCGCCACTGCCGTCAAAGCTGCCCCGTTCCCCGTCGACCACCGCAACGGAATCTACTTAATCCTCACCTCCCACGACGTTACCGTTCAAGACTTCTGTCGTGCAGTTTGCGGGTTCCATTACTTCACGTTCCCATCCATGGTGGGTTACACTATGCCCTACGCTTGGATCGGGAACTCCGGGAAACAATGCCCCGAGGTTTGCGCTTACCCTTTCGCCGTCCCTGGCTACATGGGCGGCGGTGGTCCGGGGGCGTTGCTACCGCCGAACGGAGACGTCGGATTGGACGGGATGATCAGTGTGATAGCCCACGAGTTGGCCGAACTGACGACGAATCCGCTGGTGAACGCGTGGTATGCAGGGGAGGACCCCACTGCACCGACTGAGATAGGGGATCTATGTGAAGGGTTGTACGGTACCGGCGGCGGTGGAGGGTATATCGGTCAAGTAATTAGAGATAGGAAAGGGAGGACATATAACATGAATGGCAATAAAGGAAGGAAATTTCTGGTGCAGTGGATATGGAGCCCCGCAGTGAAAGCTTGTGCTGGTCCAAATGCTTtggactaa
- the LOC105795038 gene encoding factor of DNA methylation 1 isoform X2 — MEIEDLKGKLQVMKHFGQDDAAVQKKMEEMNNELQEKIDDLQDLESTNKALIYKERQSNDELHEARKVLIQGLPGLLGNRTNIGLKRMGELDPKAFHDTCKSRFPPDEAEIRATTLCSSWQENLKNPDWHPIFRKANKSKAGIG; from the exons atggaaattgaAGACTTGAAAGGCAAGCTGCAAGTGATGAAACATTTTGGACAAGATGATGCAGCTGTACAGAAGAAGATGGAAGAGATGAATAATGAGTTGCAAGAGAAGATTGATGATCTGCAAGATCTGGAGTCAACAAATAAAGCTCTTATATACAAAGAGCGTCAAAGCAATGATGAGCTACATGAAGCAAGGAAAGTGCTAATTCAG GGTTTGCCAGGATTGTTGGGTAATCGCACTAATATTGGATTAAAGAGAATGGGAGAGCTTGATCCGAAGGCTTTTCATGACACTTGTAAGTCGCGATTTCCTCCTGATGAAGCGGAAATTCGGGCCACTACTCTATGCTCATCATGGCAGGAGAACCTGAAGAATCCAGATTGGCATCCAATTTTCAGGAAAGCTAACAAATCTAAAGCTGGAATAGGGTGA
- the LOC105795036 gene encoding amino acid transporter AVT3B: protein MVFEKKPIASSSSQNLKSPLPREDTPLIGKGKPLSSKSKTFANVFIAIVGAGVLGLPYAFKRTGWVMGLLMLFSVAGLTTYCMMLLVHTRRKLESFDNGFAKVNSFGDLGFAVCGHFGRFVVDVLIILSQAGFCVGYLIFIGNTLANLFNGEVSMVSGLSLAISGLSAKSWYIWGCFPFQLAVNSIPTLTHLAPLSIFADIVDLGAMGAVFVEDVSLIMKQSNEIIAFGGLSVFFYGMGVAVYAFEGIGMVFPIESEMKESRHFGKILALSMGLISLMYGAFGALGYFAFGPDTKDIITANLGAGWISAMVQIGLCVNLFISFPLMMNPVYEIVERRFGGGRYCLWLRWLLVLIVSLVALFVPNFADFLSLIGSSVCCGLGFVLPALFHLLVFKEELGWKGWTVDVGIVTLGLVLGVSGTWSALVEMFSVKV, encoded by the exons ATGGTGTTTGAAAAGAAACCTATCGCCTCTTCATCTTCACAAAACTTGAAGTCTCCTTTACCCAGAGAAGACACGCCTCTTATCGGTAAGGGGAAGCCGTTATCATCGAAATCCAAGACCTTTGCCAATGTTTTTATAGCTATAGTTGGCGCTGGGGTTCTGGGTTTGCCATACGCCTTCAAGAGGACTGGATGGGTCATGGGTTTGCTCATGCTTTTCTCGGTCGCCGGCTTGACCACCTACTGTATGATGCTTTTGGTTCACACCCGCCGGAAACTCGAGTCTTTTGACAATGGTTTCGCCAAAGTTAATTCTTTTGGCGATCTGGGTTTCGCTGTTTGTGGTCACTTTGGCAG GTTTGTTGTGGATGTACTTATTATTCTGTCTCAAGCTGGATTCTGTGTTGGATATCTTATATTCATCGGTAACACTCTAGCCAATCTTTTCAATGGTGAAGTATCAATGGTTTCAGGCTTAAGTTTGGCGATTTCGGGTTTGTCAGCGAAGAGTTGGTATATTTGGGGATGTTTTCCATTTCAATTGGCGGTGAATTCAATTCCAACATTAACCCATTTAGCTCCATTGAGTATTTTCGCTGATATTGTGGATCTTGGGGCGATGGGAGCGGTGTTTGTTGAGGATGTGTCACTCATCATGAAGCAAAGCAACGAGATTATCGCTTTTGGGGGTCTCTCCGTGTTCTTCTACGGTATGGGCGTTGCTGTTTATGCGTTTGAAGGTATTGGTATGGTTTTTCCAATTGAATCTGAGATGAAGGAATCCAGGCACTTTGGCAAAATATTGGCACTGAGCATGGGATTGATTTCTTTAATGTATGGAGCATTTGGTGCACTTGGTTACTTTGCATTTGGTCCAGATACAAAAGACATCATTACTGCGAATCTTGGTGCCGGCTGGATCAGCGCTATGGTTCAGATAGGTCTTTGCgttaacttatttatttctttccCATTGATGATGAATCCCGTTTATGAGATCGTAGAGAGGCGATTTGGAGGAGGGAGGTACTGTTTGTGGCTGAGATGGCTGCTGGTTTTGATTGTAAGCTTGGTCGCTTTGTTCGTCCCAAATTTTGCTGATTTCTTGTCCTTGATCGGAAGCAGTGTGTGCTGTGGTTTGGGGTTTGTATTGCCTGCTTTATTCCATTTGTTGGTGTTCAAGGAAGAGTTGGGGTGGAAAGGATGGACTGTGGATGTCGGAATTGTGACCTTGGGCCTTGTTCTTGGAGTTTCAGGAACATGGTCTGCTCTTGTGGAGATGTTCTCCGTAAAGGTGTAG